The genomic DNA CCGCGAACGCGGCTCAGCGCGACGTCTCCGGCGTTCCTGGGGCGCCCGCCCGCGCGCCGCCATCCGCCAGACTCGGGGCGGTGCGGGCGCCCATGGCCCGGGCGATCAGTACGTAGAAGAGCGGCGTGGCGAACACGGCCAGCACGGTCGCGGTGACCATGCCGCCGAGCACGCCCGTGCCGATGGCCCGCTGGCTGTTCATGCTCGCGCCGTTGGCGACCGCGAGGGGCACGACGCCGAGGATGAAGGCGAACGAGGTCATGATGATCGGCCGGAAGCGCAGCTCGCAGGCCTCCAGCGCCGCCGCCTGGACGGGGCGGCCCCGCGCCACGAGGTCCTTGGCCACTTCGATGATCAGGATCGCGTTCTTCGCGGTCAGGCCGATCACGGTGATCAGGCCGACCTTGAAATAGACGTCGTTCGGCATGTCGCGGACGAGCATGGCGAAGATCGCCCCGACCACGCCCGTCGGCACCACGAGCAGCACCGCCAGCGGGATGGCCCAGCTCTCGTAGAGCGCCGCGAGGCAGAGGAAGACGCAGACCAGCGCCAGGGCCAGCAGGTAGGTCGCTTGGCTGCCCGAGAGCTTCTCCTGCAGCGACTGACCGGTCCAGGCGAAGTCGAAGCCCGGCGGCAATTGCGCGGCGAGGCGCTCCATCTCGGCCATGGCGTCGCCGCTGGCGTAGCCCGGCGCGGCGCTGCCGGAGATCTTGATGCTCGGGTAGCCGTTGAAGCCGACGATCTGCGACGGCCCCATCGTCCAGGCAATTCGTGCGAAGGACTGGAGCGGCACCATCTGCCCCTTGGCGTTGCGCACGTTGAGGTCGAGCAGGTCCTCGGCCCTCATGCGGCGCCCGGCCTCCGCCTGCACGATCACGCGCTGCATGCGCGCTTGGTTCGGGAAGTCGTTCACGTAGGCCGAGCCGAGGCTCGTCGAGAGCGCGTCGTTGATGTCGGCGAAGGTGACGCCGAGCGCGTTCGCCTTCTGACGATCCAGGGTCAGCTCGATCTGCGGGGCGGTCGGCAGGCCCTCGACGTAGACGCCCTGGAGGATCGGGCTCTGCTGGGCCGCCTTGAGCAGCTGGTCGCGCGCGGCGGCCAGTGCGGCCTGCCCCTGCTGCGCCCTGTCCTGCAGGCGGAAGGCGAAGCCGCTCGAATTGCCCAGGGCCTCGATGGCCGGCGGCGACAGCGCCATGGCGATGGCGTCCGGCAGGCCGCCGAGCACCGCGTTGGCCCGGGCGCTGACCGCCTCGGCGCCGTTGCCGGGACCGCGCTCCGCCCAGTCCTTCAAGGTGACGAAGGCGATGGCGGCGTTCTGGCCCTGGCCCGAGAAGCCGTAGCCGAGCAGCGTCGTCCGCGCTGCCACCGCCGGCTCGGCTCCGAAATGGTCCTCGATCCGCCGGACCACGTCGAGGGTGCGCCCCGCGGCCGATTCCGGTGGCGTCTGCGCGTCGACGATGACGTAGCCCTGGTCCTCGATGGGCAGGAAGCTCGTGGGCATGCGCAGGTAACCCCAGCCGAGGGCCGCTACGAGGGCCGCGTAGACGAGGAGCGCTCGCACGGGCCGGCGCAGCATCCCGGCGACGCCGGACCGGTAGGCCCGCGTGCCAGCCTGGAACCGGCGGTTGAACCAGCCGAAGAAGCGGCTCTCGGCGTGGCCCTGGCCGGCCTCGACGGGCCTGAGCAGCGTCGCGCAGAGCGCGGGCGTCAGCGACAGCGCCAGGAAGGCCGAGAAGGCGATCGAGGTCGCCATGCTGACCGCGAACTGGCGGTAGATCACCCCGACCGAACCGGGGAAGAAGGCGAGCGGCACGAACACGGCGATCAGCACCGCGGTGATTCCGACGATGGCGCCGGTGATCTGGCCCATGGCCTTGCGGGTCGCCGCCGTCGGAGGCAACCCCTCCTCGACCATGATCCGCTCGACGTTCTCGACGACCACGATGGCGTCGTCCACGAGGATGCCGATGGCCAGCACCATGCCGAACATCGTCAGCACGTTGATCGAGAAGCCGGCGACGAGCAGCGCGCCGCAGGTTCCGAGCAGCGCCACCGGCACGACGATGGTCGGGATCAGGGTGTAGCGGATGTTCTGCAGGAACAGGAACATCACCGCGAAGACCAGCGCCATCGCCTCGGCGAGCGTCATCAGCACCTTCCGGATCGACACCTCGACGAAGGGCGTCGTGTCGTAGGGCACCGTCACGCTGACATTGGCCGGCAGCGTGCGCTGGAGCTTCGCGATCCGCGCCTTCACGCCGGTCGCGGCCGCGAGGGCGTTGCCGCCGGGCGCGAGCTGGATGCCGATGCCGGCGGCCGGGCGGCCGTCCTGGCGAGTCTGCATCGCGTAGGACTGGCCGCCGAGCTCGACCTCGGCCACGTCGCGCAGGCGCACGAGCGAGCCGTCCGGGTTGGCGCGCAGCACGATCTCGGCGAACTCGGCCACCGTGGTCAGCTGGCCCTTGACCAGTACGTTCGCGGCGATGCGCTGGCCCTCCGCCGCCGGCTGGGCGCCGACGGTCCCCGAGGCGACCTGGGCGTTCTGCGCCTGGACCGCGGCCGTGACGTCGCCCGGCACCATGCCGAGCCCGACGAGCTTCACCGGATCGACCCAGATCCGCAGTGCCTTCTCGGACGAGAACAGGGTCGCGCGCCCGACGCCGGGCACGCGCCGCAGCTCGCCCAGGATGCGCCGCGCGGCGAGGTCGCCGAGATCGCTCTCACTCAGGGATCCGTCGCGGGAACTGACCACGACGAACTGCAGGAAGCTCGTGCTGGCCTCCTCGACGATGATGCCCTGCTGGGTGACCGCCCGGGGCAGGCGCGCCTCGACGCGCTTGATGCGGTTCTGGACCGCCACGGTGGCTCTCGACGGGTCCGAGCCAGGAGCGAAGGACGCGAGGATCTGCGCCTGCCCCGACGTGTCGCTCGTGGACTCGAAGTACATCAGCCCGGGGATGCCGTTCAGCTCCTCCTCGATGATCCGGGTGACGCCGTCGTAGAGCCGCTCGGGCGGCGCGCCCGGGTAGGTGGCCGTCGTCTGGATCGTGACCGGGGCGACGTCCGGGTACTGCGAGATCGGCAGGAAGACGATCGAGATCGCGCCGACCAGCACGATGAAGATGGAGATCGCCCAGGCGAAGATCGGGCGCTCGATGAAGAAGCGGGTCATGGCGGGTCGAGCCTGCGTGACGGAGTCAGGGCTGCGGGGCGGCGGTGGCCGTGCGGCCGCCCGCCCACGGCACCGGATTGACCGCCAGGCCGGGATGGATCTTCTGGAAGCCCTCGACGACGACGGTCTCGCCGGGCTTCAGCCCGTCCTCGACGATCCAGCCGACCTCGGTCATCGCGCCGGTGCGCAGGGGCCGCAGGGCCAGCAACCGGTCGGCGCCAACCACGAAGGCCTGGGCCTCGCCGGCGCTGGAGCGCTGGATCGCCTGCGCGGGCACGATGACGGCGCCCGGCTGCACCCCGCGCGCGACGCGGATCCGAACATAGGCGCCGGGCAGCAGGGAGAGACGCGGGTTTGCGAAGGCGGCGCGCAGGCTGACCTGACCGGTGCCCGGATCGACGCTCACGTCCGAGAACAGGAGCTTGCCGGGATCGGCGTGCAGGGTGCCGTCCGCGTGGACCAGCCGGACCTCGGCGCCTCCGGCCCCACCGCGGTCCGCCAGCAACCCGTAATCGGACGCGGAGGCGTTGAAGTCGGCGAAGATCGGGTCGACCTGCTGGATGACCGCGAGCTTCGTCGCCTCGCCCTGGCCGACGAGCGCGCCCTCCGTCACGAGCGCCCGCCCGATCCGCCCGCCGATGGGTGCTCGAACGGTGGCGAAGTCCAGGTCGATCCGGGCCCGGTCAAGCTGCGCCCTGGCACTCGCCACGTCGGCCTCGGCCTGTCGCAGGGTCGCGACGGCGACGTCGTGCTGGGCGGTGCTGGCCGCCTGCCGCTCCAGCAGCGTCTCGGTCCGCTCCGACTGCTTCAGCGCCTGCACCCGCGACGCCTCGGCTCGGGCGAGGGACGCGGCCTTCGCGTCGACCTCGGCCTTGTAGACGGCCGGGTCGATGCGGAAGAGGACGTCGTCCTTCTCGACGAGGCTGCCTTCCTCGAACGCGCGCTCCCGGATGATGCCCGAAACCTGGGCCCGGACCTCCGCCACCCGCGTCGAGGCGAGGCGCCCCGGCAG from Methylobacterium radiotolerans JCM 2831 includes the following:
- a CDS encoding multidrug efflux RND transporter permease subunit, which gives rise to MTRFFIERPIFAWAISIFIVLVGAISIVFLPISQYPDVAPVTIQTTATYPGAPPERLYDGVTRIIEEELNGIPGLMYFESTSDTSGQAQILASFAPGSDPSRATVAVQNRIKRVEARLPRAVTQQGIIVEEASTSFLQFVVVSSRDGSLSESDLGDLAARRILGELRRVPGVGRATLFSSEKALRIWVDPVKLVGLGMVPGDVTAAVQAQNAQVASGTVGAQPAAEGQRIAANVLVKGQLTTVAEFAEIVLRANPDGSLVRLRDVAEVELGGQSYAMQTRQDGRPAAGIGIQLAPGGNALAAATGVKARIAKLQRTLPANVSVTVPYDTTPFVEVSIRKVLMTLAEAMALVFAVMFLFLQNIRYTLIPTIVVPVALLGTCGALLVAGFSINVLTMFGMVLAIGILVDDAIVVVENVERIMVEEGLPPTAATRKAMGQITGAIVGITAVLIAVFVPLAFFPGSVGVIYRQFAVSMATSIAFSAFLALSLTPALCATLLRPVEAGQGHAESRFFGWFNRRFQAGTRAYRSGVAGMLRRPVRALLVYAALVAALGWGYLRMPTSFLPIEDQGYVIVDAQTPPESAAGRTLDVVRRIEDHFGAEPAVAARTTLLGYGFSGQGQNAAIAFVTLKDWAERGPGNGAEAVSARANAVLGGLPDAIAMALSPPAIEALGNSSGFAFRLQDRAQQGQAALAAARDQLLKAAQQSPILQGVYVEGLPTAPQIELTLDRQKANALGVTFADINDALSTSLGSAYVNDFPNQARMQRVIVQAEAGRRMRAEDLLDLNVRNAKGQMVPLQSFARIAWTMGPSQIVGFNGYPSIKISGSAAPGYASGDAMAEMERLAAQLPPGFDFAWTGQSLQEKLSGSQATYLLALALVCVFLCLAALYESWAIPLAVLLVVPTGVVGAIFAMLVRDMPNDVYFKVGLITVIGLTAKNAILIIEVAKDLVARGRPVQAAALEACELRFRPIIMTSFAFILGVVPLAVANGASMNSQRAIGTGVLGGMVTATVLAVFATPLFYVLIARAMGARTAPSLADGGARAGAPGTPETSR
- a CDS encoding efflux RND transporter periplasmic adaptor subunit — its product is MSISTARGFRRPTLVALVVSASLSGCKPAATDTAAVETPPPDVSVATVTPATVPRLFDLPGRLASTRVAEVRAQVSGIIRERAFEEGSLVEKDDVLFRIDPAVYKAEVDAKAASLARAEASRVQALKQSERTETLLERQAASTAQHDVAVATLRQAEADVASARAQLDRARIDLDFATVRAPIGGRIGRALVTEGALVGQGEATKLAVIQQVDPIFADFNASASDYGLLADRGGAGGAEVRLVHADGTLHADPGKLLFSDVSVDPGTGQVSLRAAFANPRLSLLPGAYVRIRVARGVQPGAVIVPAQAIQRSSAGEAQAFVVGADRLLALRPLRTGAMTEVGWIVEDGLKPGETVVVEGFQKIHPGLAVNPVPWAGGRTATAAPQP